The stretch of DNA GGATCGACCTCGAGCGCATCGATGGCCTCGCCGAGTGACCTTGGCAGCCAACCGATTCCGCGCGCGACGAGGTCGGGTTCGGTGAGCCGGTAGAGATTGTCCCGGTTCGGCTCCCCGGGGTCGAGTCCCTCCCGGATTCCCTCCAGGCCGGCGGCCAGCATGAGCGCACCGCCCAGGTAGGGATTGTTTGCGCTGTCGGCCGCACGGCACTCGACACGGCCGCCGCCCCTCGGGATGCGCAGCATGTTCGTGCGGTTGTTGTCGCCGTAGCACGCGAAAACCGGCGCCCACGTCAGGCCGGACATGCTGCCCTGTTTGACCAGCCGCTTGTAGCTGTTGACCGTCGGTGCGATGACCGCGCAGATAGCATCGGCGTGGCGCAGCACCCCTGCGATGAACTGGTAGCCGAGCTGCGAGAGACCGCAGCTGCGCGGATCATCTTCGGCGGCAAAGAGGTTGGCGCCCGATGGATCTGCTAGCGACATGTTGTAGTGCGCACCGCTTCCGGTGCGGTCGGCGAACGGCTTGGGCATCCATGAGGCGAACAGGCCGTGCTTGTAGGCGATCTCACCGACCATCATCCGGAAGAACACCAACCGGTCGGCCATCGACACCACATCGGTGTAGGTGAAGTCCGTCTCGAACTGACCATTGCCGTCCTCATGGTCGAACGAGTAGACGTCCCAGCCGAGTTCGTTCATCGCGGACACGATCTCGTCGACCACCGGGTAATTGTGCAGCATTGTTCGCAGGTCGTAGCAGGGCTTGTCGAGATTGTCGTCGGGGCTGGCGGGCCCTGGCTTGTCAGTGTCGGTGAGCAAAAAGAACTCGGTCTCGATGCCGAGGTTGAAGGTGTATCCGAGTGTCGCCGCGTCGGCGGTCACACGTTTGAGGATCTGCCTGCTGCACGCGTCGAACGGGCTTTCGCCGATCCACAGATCACCTGGGAACCAGGCGATCTCGCGATTGAACGGCATGATGATCGGGTGCTCGAGGTCAGGATGCGGAGCGACCTCGTCGTCGTTGACGTCCTGCGGCACGCCGTCCAATGCGGCGCCGGTGAACATCTCAGAGCCCAGCGCCGCCTGGGTCAGATGGCCGAGCGGCACCATCTTGCTCTTGGGCTTGCCGTGCATGTCGACGAAGCTGATCGCGGCGTACTTGACGCCCTTGGCAGCTAGCGCGTCGGCGACGTCGCGGGCGGTTGTGGCTGTGGCGTTCTGGCCGTTGAGGGTTGTCGTCATGTGGTGTCATCCTGCCGATGCGAGAGTGGTGGGGTTGATGAGTCCGAGCTCGCGCCCGAGGTAGCGGTAGAACTCCCACAGCGGTCGCTCCAGGTGCGACAGCCGCCCCTTGCTCGTCACGCCGGACCGGACTGCGCGCTGGACTGCGGCGCAGACGTCAAGATCCTCGCGATGGATGTCGCAGATCAGCTTGACCAGCTCGCTGCGGCGTTCCTCGACATTGGGCGCGGCCAGCGAGGCAGGCGACATGCAGATGTCGAGCTGGAGCTCGATCTTGCCCGCGCCGAGCGGAAGTGTCTTGAGCCAGTACATATATGCCGGGCCCATCGCGATCTGTAGCAGTGGATACGCGATGAAGATCAGCGACCTGTCTTTGTGCTCCGCGGTCAGCGTGTCGGCGCCGGGCGACAGGAACGGCGGATCGGCAGGATATTCGGGCCGCTGCTGCGACCACATCGTGGTGAAGTAGTCGCCGACCTCACCGGTGAAGCTCATGTTGGCGGGGAACCGGTCCTCCAGCGACCCGCGGTGCGGACCCATGTGGTGGTAGCACTCCATGAAGTTGTCCACCATGATCTTCCAGTCCCAGTCGCACACGCCCCAGTCGGTCTGCTCGACGGTCTGGTAGTTCTCCAGGTCGTAGGCGTCGACGATCGGGTCGAGCGCCGCGTACTGACTCGCCAACGACTCCGCCTGCCCGTCGAAATTCACCATCACGAAGCCCTTCCAGATTTCGTGGCGAAACTTCTTGAGGGGGTAGTCATTTCGATCGAATGCGGGTGACTTCTTCATCTCCGGTGCACCGGCGAGATGTCCGTCCAGGCCGAAGGACCACAGGTGGTACGGACACTGCAGCACGTTGGCCTCCCCCGCTCCGCTGCACACTTCCATCCAGCGGTGTGTGCAGTTGCGTGACAGCACCCGAATCTCGGAGTGACGGTCACGGGTCACGACAAGCGGGGTGCCGAGGATGTCGATGCTGTAGTAGCTGCCGGGTGTGGCCACCTGCTCGACACGGCACAGCGGGAGCCAGCCCCGCTTGAAGATTCGGTCAACCTCGGCGGCGTACAGCTCGTCACTGCCGTAGGCCTCGGGGGGCAGAGTCACCGCCTTCTCGGGTGACTCGACGGCGCACGTAGCGGTAAGGCGGGAGTAGTCGAACGTCATCGCCCGACGGTATGGGTGCACTGTTGCGGATCGGTTTCACAGTGGTAAATGACCTATTGAAACTTTCAGCTAGCCGAGGCACAGGTTTCGTAGGCTTTCAGCGCAGCACTCAATACTCTATTGAAACGAAGGTTTCACTTTCTGACGTGCCCGCAAACGGTAGGAATAAGGGCATGATCGAGGTGACGCTGCTCGGCACTGGTAGTCCGATTCCCGACGCCCGCCGAGCGGGACCGTCCACCCTCGTACGGGCCGGCGGGCAGACGTTCCTCGTCGACTGCGGCCGCGGTGTGCAGCAGCGATTGACCGCCGCGGGCACGGGCGCGAACGCGTTGACCGCACTGCTATTGACGCACCTGCACAGCGATCACATCGCCGATCTCGGCGACGTGCTCATCACGAGGTGGGTGAGCACATTCGACCCCAATCCGGTGCCGTTGCCGATCATCGGGCCGCCGGGCACCGCAGAGGTGGTCGATGCGACGTTCAAGGCGTTCGGCTTCGACATCGGGTACCGGATCGCGCATCATGCCGATCTGACCTCGCCGCCGGCGATAGAGGTGCACGAGTACACCGACGGTCCCGTGTGGGACCGCGACGGGGTGACGATCCGGGTCGCGCCGACCGATCACCGCCCGGTGGCGCCGACGATCGGATTCCGCATCGAACACGGTGACGCGTCGGTGGTGCTGGCCGGTGACACCGTGCCGTGTGACACTCTCGACGCGCTCGCCGCAGGCGCTGGTGGGTTGGTGCACACCGTGATTCGCAAGGATCTGATCGACAAGATGCCGATGCAGCGCATCCGCGACATCTGCGACTACCACTCGTCGGTCGAGCAGGCCGCGGCCACCGCGGCACGCGCCGGTGTCGGAATTCTGATCCTCACCCACTACGTGCCAGGAATCGAACCCGGCCAGGAGGAAGACTGGCGAGCGCTGGCCGCCACCGAGTTCGATCGTCAGATCGAGCTGGGCGACGACCTGCATCGCGTGGAGGTTCACCCCGGCGTGTGCGCCAAACCGGCCAGCTGATCTGCTGCGCCGGCAACGCAATTGAGGTCGGCTTCGGACAGCGGCCGCCCGCGGGCGATCACCACGACGTGTTGCACGCCGAGTTCGCCCAGCGCGTGGCATCTTTCGACCAGGTCCCCGGAACTTTCGCCGTCGCGCAGGGCCGTGGTGACGGTGCGCTCGATCTCGTCGGGTGACCTGCCGACGTCAGCGCGATGACGGTCCAGCACGGCAAGTTGCCTGCGGATCGCTTGACCGCCATCTGGTACATCGAACAGATTGCACGCGTCGCCATACTCGGCGACGAGCCGCAGGGTGCGCCGCTCGCCGGTGCCGCCGATCAGCACCGGCGGCCGCGTGACAGGTCTCGGGCTGCCGACCGGCCGGGTCAACTCCAAATACTCACCGCGGAACGGGGTTTCGTCGCCGTGCCACATCTGGCGTGCCAGCCGTAGCAATTCGGTCATCCTGGCGAACCGCTCGGCAGTTTCGGGCATGAACAGGCCCATCGCGCGGGCCTCGTCGACGTTGTAGCCGGCACCGAGCCCCAGCCACGCCCGGCCCTTCGACAGCACGTCCAGTGTCGTGACGGCCTTGATCAGCAAGGCGGGTGCGCGGAACGTGGCGGCGGTGACCATGGTGCCGAGGCGGATACGCGACGTGACTGCGGCCAGATACCCCAGCGACGTGTAGGCCTCCAGCATCGGCTCGTCGAGCTGGCTGGCGGGATCTGCCTGCAGCAGATGGTCGGGCACCCAGAGCGTGTCGACGGCTGTGTCGTCGAGGGCGCGGGCGAGTGTCGCGAGTCGGTCCCCGATCGAGTCGGGCCATGAGTAATTCGTCACGCTGACACTGAGTTTCATGATCGAGCCGTCACCTCCTGCTTGTTACGCCGGCGCAGTGGCAGCATCGCGCCCGCCGCAATCAGCCAGACGAGGCCGGTAAATCGGCACACGGGCAATAGGGGCGACAGGCCCGGCCAGATCAGCACCAGCGTGGTCAGTTCGGCGAGACCGGCAACGACCAGCCCGGCCCAAGCAAGTGCTCGCGGCAGCAAGCCGACGACGAGGGCGGGCACCGCGATGCCTGCGATCAGCAGGCCGAGCGTGACCACATGCCACGGGCCTCCGGTCAGATACGTGAGGTAGTACAGCGCGCGGACCAGTGCGGCGTCGGCGGTGACCTCCGGGCGCGACAACGTCCAGACGGTCAGGCTCGACAATCCGAGCCCGGCCGACGCCAGCAGACCGCCCGCCAACGCGATCGTCGCTCCCGGTGCGGTGATGCCGAGTTGACGCAGGCGTGCGCTCGCGGTGGCCGCGTAG from Mycobacterium sp. JS623 encodes:
- the glnT gene encoding type III glutamate--ammonia ligase; translation: MTTTLNGQNATATTARDVADALAAKGVKYAAISFVDMHGKPKSKMVPLGHLTQAALGSEMFTGAALDGVPQDVNDDEVAPHPDLEHPIIMPFNREIAWFPGDLWIGESPFDACSRQILKRVTADAATLGYTFNLGIETEFFLLTDTDKPGPASPDDNLDKPCYDLRTMLHNYPVVDEIVSAMNELGWDVYSFDHEDGNGQFETDFTYTDVVSMADRLVFFRMMVGEIAYKHGLFASWMPKPFADRTGSGAHYNMSLADPSGANLFAAEDDPRSCGLSQLGYQFIAGVLRHADAICAVIAPTVNSYKRLVKQGSMSGLTWAPVFACYGDNNRTNMLRIPRGGGRVECRAADSANNPYLGGALMLAAGLEGIREGLDPGEPNRDNLYRLTEPDLVARGIGWLPRSLGEAIDALEVDPLVRRVFGDAMFESFVAEKRAEWDSYNAHVSAWETERYLRFW
- a CDS encoding aromatic ring-hydroxylating oxygenase subunit alpha produces the protein MTFDYSRLTATCAVESPEKAVTLPPEAYGSDELYAAEVDRIFKRGWLPLCRVEQVATPGSYYSIDILGTPLVVTRDRHSEIRVLSRNCTHRWMEVCSGAGEANVLQCPYHLWSFGLDGHLAGAPEMKKSPAFDRNDYPLKKFRHEIWKGFVMVNFDGQAESLASQYAALDPIVDAYDLENYQTVEQTDWGVCDWDWKIMVDNFMECYHHMGPHRGSLEDRFPANMSFTGEVGDYFTTMWSQQRPEYPADPPFLSPGADTLTAEHKDRSLIFIAYPLLQIAMGPAYMYWLKTLPLGAGKIELQLDICMSPASLAAPNVEERRSELVKLICDIHREDLDVCAAVQRAVRSGVTSKGRLSHLERPLWEFYRYLGRELGLINPTTLASAG
- a CDS encoding ribonuclease Z, translating into MIEVTLLGTGSPIPDARRAGPSTLVRAGGQTFLVDCGRGVQQRLTAAGTGANALTALLLTHLHSDHIADLGDVLITRWVSTFDPNPVPLPIIGPPGTAEVVDATFKAFGFDIGYRIAHHADLTSPPAIEVHEYTDGPVWDRDGVTIRVAPTDHRPVAPTIGFRIEHGDASVVLAGDTVPCDTLDALAAGAGGLVHTVIRKDLIDKMPMQRIRDICDYHSSVEQAAATAARAGVGILILTHYVPGIEPGQEEDWRALAATEFDRQIELGDDLHRVEVHPGVCAKPAS
- a CDS encoding TIGR03560 family F420-dependent LLM class oxidoreductase; the encoded protein is MKLSVSVTNYSWPDSIGDRLATLARALDDTAVDTLWVPDHLLQADPASQLDEPMLEAYTSLGYLAAVTSRIRLGTMVTAATFRAPALLIKAVTTLDVLSKGRAWLGLGAGYNVDEARAMGLFMPETAERFARMTELLRLARQMWHGDETPFRGEYLELTRPVGSPRPVTRPPVLIGGTGERRTLRLVAEYGDACNLFDVPDGGQAIRRQLAVLDRHRADVGRSPDEIERTVTTALRDGESSGDLVERCHALGELGVQHVVVIARGRPLSEADLNCVAGAADQLAGLAHTPG